A genomic stretch from Pontivivens ytuae includes:
- a CDS encoding UDP-glucose dehydrogenase family protein, producing MRIAVIGTGYVGLVSGICFSDFGHEVVCVDRDAGKIEKLRAGDVPIYEPGLDALMEKNVAGGRLSFTTDLGSAVAAADAVFIAVGTPTRRGDGHADLTFVNAAAKEIAEHLSGYTVVVTKSTVPVGTNRAVAQIIRKANPQAEFDIASNPEFLREGAAIEDFMRPDRVVVGAETEQAREVMAAIYSPLSLRDAPVIYTDLESAEMIKYAANAFLATKITFINEIAGLCERTGANAKSVARGMGLDSRIGPKFLNAGPGYGGSCFPKDTRALARIGQEHAHPMRIVETVIDVNEAVKRRMIDKVLDLVDYEATGKRIAVLGVTFKPDTDDMREAPSLAVVPALIGAGAEVHVVDPEGRSEGERLLPGVTWHEDAYSAAKGADAVVILTEWNQFRALDLRKLKEIMRTPKLADLRNIYGPDQAAAAEFDYVGIGFGNS from the coding sequence ATGCGCATCGCCGTGATCGGCACCGGCTATGTCGGCCTCGTCTCCGGCATCTGTTTCTCGGATTTCGGCCACGAGGTCGTCTGCGTCGACCGCGATGCGGGCAAGATCGAGAAACTGCGCGCCGGCGACGTGCCGATCTACGAGCCCGGCCTCGATGCGCTGATGGAAAAGAACGTGGCGGGCGGCCGCCTAAGCTTCACCACCGATCTCGGCAGCGCAGTGGCCGCAGCCGACGCCGTCTTCATCGCGGTCGGCACGCCGACGCGGCGCGGCGACGGCCACGCGGATCTCACCTTCGTCAATGCCGCTGCCAAGGAGATCGCGGAGCACCTGTCCGGCTACACGGTCGTCGTGACCAAATCGACGGTCCCCGTCGGCACCAACCGCGCCGTCGCCCAGATCATCCGCAAGGCCAACCCGCAAGCCGAGTTCGACATTGCCTCCAACCCCGAGTTCCTGCGCGAAGGGGCGGCGATCGAAGATTTCATGCGCCCCGACCGCGTCGTCGTGGGGGCGGAGACCGAGCAGGCGCGCGAGGTCATGGCCGCGATCTACAGTCCGCTGTCCCTCCGCGACGCGCCGGTGATCTACACCGATCTCGAATCGGCGGAGATGATCAAGTACGCCGCCAACGCCTTCCTCGCGACCAAGATCACCTTCATCAACGAGATCGCGGGCCTCTGCGAGCGCACGGGTGCCAACGCGAAGTCCGTGGCGCGCGGCATGGGCCTCGACAGCCGGATCGGGCCGAAGTTCCTCAACGCGGGGCCGGGCTATGGCGGCTCCTGCTTTCCGAAGGATACCCGCGCACTCGCCCGGATCGGGCAGGAGCACGCCCACCCGATGCGCATCGTGGAGACCGTGATCGACGTCAACGAGGCGGTGAAGCGCCGGATGATCGACAAGGTGCTCGACCTCGTTGACTACGAGGCGACGGGCAAGCGCATCGCCGTTCTCGGCGTGACGTTCAAGCCCGACACCGACGACATGCGCGAGGCGCCGTCGCTCGCCGTCGTCCCCGCCCTGATCGGCGCCGGTGCCGAAGTGCACGTGGTCGATCCCGAGGGGCGCAGCGAGGGCGAGCGGCTGCTGCCGGGCGTGACGTGGCATGAGGATGCCTATTCCGCAGCTAAAGGCGCCGACGCCGTCGTCATCCTCACCGAGTGGAACCAGTTCCGCGCCCTCGACCTGCGCAAGCTCAAGGAGATCATGCGCACACCAAAGCTCGCCGACCTGCGCAACATCTACGGCCCCGACCAGGCCGCAGCCGCCGAGTTCGACTATGTTGGAATCGGCTTCGGCAACAGCTAG
- a CDS encoding mannose-1-phosphate guanylyltransferase/mannose-6-phosphate isomerase: protein MTTPTITPVLLCGGSGTRLWPLSRRSYPKQFAPLTGPESLFQSSARRLSAPGFAPPLAVTGEEFRFIVGEQLRAIGIEGGTILIEPAARNTAPAVLAAALWLERTDPDGLMLVAPSDHEIRDPEGFRQTVLSAVPAAQEDGIVTFGIVPTRPETGYGWLEPEAASDAKGPAPLRRFVEKPDLETAERMLADGGYLWNAGVFLFSVRAIIAAFEKHAPQLMPPVRDAVGHVQPDLDFHRLDAEAWAKAEDISIDYAVMEKAERLYVQPWAGHWSDLGGWDAVWREAGPDETGVVTSGAATAIDCSDTLLRAEDPTQEVVGLGLKNMLVVATSDAVLVADADRAQEVRRAVDALKTKGAAQATQHPKHHRPWGWFETLVMSDRFQVKRIVVRPGATLSLQSHVHRAEHWVVVSGTAKVRVGDDEHLLTENQSVFVPLGTVHRLENPGRVPMVLIEVQTGAYLGEDDIIRYEDVYDRV, encoded by the coding sequence ATGACGACGCCGACGATCACACCCGTCCTGCTCTGCGGTGGCTCGGGCACCCGGCTCTGGCCCTTGTCGCGGCGATCCTATCCAAAGCAGTTCGCGCCGCTGACCGGACCCGAAAGCCTGTTCCAGTCGTCGGCCCGCCGCCTCTCCGCCCCCGGTTTCGCGCCGCCGCTGGCCGTCACCGGGGAGGAGTTCCGGTTCATCGTCGGTGAGCAGCTCCGCGCGATCGGGATCGAGGGCGGGACGATCCTGATCGAGCCCGCCGCGCGCAACACGGCGCCTGCGGTGCTGGCCGCGGCGCTGTGGCTGGAGCGGACCGATCCCGATGGCCTGATGTTGGTCGCACCCTCGGATCACGAGATCCGCGATCCCGAGGGGTTCCGCCAGACCGTCCTGTCCGCCGTGCCCGCGGCGCAGGAGGATGGCATCGTCACCTTCGGCATCGTGCCCACGCGGCCTGAGACCGGTTATGGCTGGCTGGAACCCGAGGCCGCATCCGATGCGAAGGGCCCCGCCCCCCTGCGCCGCTTCGTGGAGAAGCCTGACCTCGAGACGGCGGAGCGAATGCTCGCCGACGGTGGGTATCTGTGGAACGCCGGCGTGTTCCTGTTCTCCGTCCGCGCGATCATCGCGGCTTTCGAGAAACACGCGCCTCAGTTGATGCCGCCGGTGCGCGATGCGGTGGGCCACGTCCAGCCCGACCTCGACTTCCACCGCCTCGATGCGGAGGCGTGGGCGAAGGCGGAGGATATCTCGATCGACTACGCGGTCATGGAGAAGGCCGAGCGGCTCTATGTGCAGCCCTGGGCCGGGCACTGGTCCGACCTCGGCGGTTGGGATGCGGTGTGGCGCGAGGCGGGACCCGATGAGACGGGTGTCGTCACCTCGGGTGCGGCAACCGCGATCGATTGCTCCGACACGTTGCTGCGCGCCGAGGATCCCACGCAGGAGGTCGTCGGCCTCGGGCTCAAGAACATGCTGGTGGTCGCCACCTCCGACGCCGTGCTCGTCGCCGACGCCGATCGTGCGCAGGAGGTGCGACGTGCGGTGGATGCGCTGAAGACGAAGGGAGCCGCTCAGGCGACCCAGCATCCGAAGCATCACCGCCCCTGGGGCTGGTTCGAGACGCTGGTGATGAGCGACCGTTTCCAGGTGAAGCGCATCGTGGTACGGCCGGGGGCGACGTTGAGCCTGCAGTCGCATGTCCACCGCGCCGAGCACTGGGTGGTCGTCTCAGGCACGGCGAAGGTGCGTGTGGGCGACGACGAGCATCTGCTCACAGAAAATCAGTCGGTCTTCGTCCCGCTCGGGACGGTCCATCGGCTCGAGAACCCGGGCCGCGTGCCGATGGTCCTGATCGAGGTTCAGACGGGCGCCTATCTCGGTGAGGACGATATCATCCGGTATGAGGACGTGTATGACAGGGTATAG
- a CDS encoding sugar transferase, with translation MLLLWALARLDGGRGLFGHDRVGRDGKVFKCWKFRSMRVDANDALQKHLKGNPAAAAEWRNVRKLAYDPRITPIGRIMRKYSLDELPQFWNVLRGDMSLIGPRPVCLDELPRYGRAATLYLSVRPGLTGLWQVSGRNALSYAQRVVLDVEYCNRMDALLDLRICLATVRVVIAGHGR, from the coding sequence ATGCTGCTCCTTTGGGCGCTCGCGCGGCTCGATGGCGGCCGCGGACTCTTCGGACACGACCGGGTGGGTCGGGATGGTAAGGTCTTCAAATGCTGGAAGTTCCGGTCCATGCGCGTGGACGCCAATGACGCGCTCCAAAAGCATCTGAAGGGGAACCCGGCTGCCGCTGCCGAGTGGCGAAATGTGCGAAAGCTGGCATATGATCCCAGGATAACGCCTATCGGTCGCATCATGCGGAAGTACTCGCTCGACGAACTTCCGCAATTCTGGAACGTTCTGCGCGGTGATATGAGTCTGATCGGCCCGCGGCCGGTCTGCTTGGACGAACTGCCGCGCTACGGCCGCGCCGCCACCCTTTACCTTTCGGTGCGACCAGGTTTGACAGGGCTCTGGCAGGTAAGCGGGCGCAACGCCTTGAGCTATGCACAACGGGTCGTTCTGGATGTTGAGTACTGCAATCGCATGGACGCTCTTCTTGATCTTCGCATCTGCCTCGCCACAGTCCGGGTCGTCATTGCTGGGCATGGGCGGTAA